AGCACGGCGACGCCCCCCGCTTCGTGGATCAAAGCGATAGACGCCGCCGGCGAGAGGCGCGCTTTTTCAACATAAGCCTCTGCGCCTTTGCCAAGAAAGCGGTCGAAGGCATCTTGAATGCTAAGGGCATACCCTCGCTCGACCAGCAGGCGCGCGAAGTGGGGGCGGCCGACGACATCGTTGCCGGCCAGGCGCTCTACCTCTTCATAGGTGATCGCATAGCCGAGCGCTTGCAAGCGTTCGGCGATTTGCGGATTACGGCGCTCGCGCGCTTCTCTCAGCTCGACGAGCGCGGCGTTCAAGCTCAGCGATTCGGGATTGATGAAATAACCGAGCACATGCAGAGTGCCGGGCGAATACTCAGCGCTGATCTCGATGCCGTCAATGAATTCGATGCCGAGCGCGGCAGCGGCAGCGCGGCCTTCGCCGAGACCGGCGACCGTGTCGTGATCGGTGATAGCAATCGCCACCGCGCCCGCGGCCTGCGCTTCGGCGAGCAACTCATCGGGCGTGGCGCTGCCGTCTGAATGTACGGTGTGCGAGTGCAGATCGATGATCGGTTCTGACATGGTGAGGATATTATCTGCCGGCATCAAGCGAAGTCAATCACGCGCTTCTCAGCTTGCGAAGCCGCGGAATCGGCTCCTGACGCAAGTTTCGTGACACCACCCTCAAATAGGCTCTGAGAGCCGCTTTCGAGGTGCTGGCCTTGAAACCGGCTCTCAGAGCCTATTTCATCGCAACCGTAAACCGGCAAAAGACAAGAACGGCTTCATTTTTATTCACGGGAGTAAAAAACTCGACGGGCCGGCGATGAATTAAGCAGGGGCACAAAAGCGGCTTCCAGAGCCGTTTTCAAGGTCAGCAATAAATCTCGTTGATTCTTTGCGCCCGGTTGCAAAAAAAAAAGTTGACAAGAAATCCAGATGCCAATATATACAACAATATCTTGTGTATCATTAACACTAGTACACAAGAGTAGCCAAGCTACAGTATCTTGTGTATGAGGTAAAAACTTTAGAGGAAAGGAGAAGCAAACTTATGGCAACTGCAAAGAAGGGCGGAGCGAAGAAGGCAGCCAAAGGTGGGGCCAAGAAGGCCGCAGCCAAGAAGGGCGCCAAGAAGAGATAGCCTCTGCCGCTACGCAAAACGGGGGTTCTCTGTGTGAGAACGTGGGGATGGGAAACCATCCCCTTTTTCTTTTTTAACCTGTTCCCTACCCGGCCACTTGCCACAGGGCTCTGGCTTACGAAGTGACCGCTGCCCCCGCTTCGTGTAAACTGCTTGCCATGATGGCACCGGAGAGAGATGAGCGCCCCTGGGGCATGTTCGAGGTACTTGCCGAAGGCGAGGGCTATAAAGTCAAACGCATCGAAGTGAAGCCCGGGCAGCGCCTCAGCCTGCAATCGCATGAAAAGCGCAGCGAGCACTGGGTCATCGTTAACGGCACGGCGCTGGCCACGGTCGGCGAGCAACAACTCACCCTGCGCCCCAATCAACACATCATCATTCCGAGGCAGACCAAACACCGCATCGCCAATCCCGGTGACGAACTGCTGGTATTTATCGAAGTCCAGTCGGGCCCGTATCTCGGAGAAGACGACATCACCCGCTACGAGGATGATTACCAGCGAGTTGGCGGCTAGCAAAGCCGGGCGGGCTGAGATTATCGGGCTTCGGCTTCTACCTTGATGG
The Blastocatellia bacterium DNA segment above includes these coding regions:
- a CDS encoding PHP domain-containing protein, whose amino-acid sequence is MSEPIIDLHSHTVHSDGSATPDELLAEAQAAGAVAIAITDHDTVAGLGEGRAAAAALGIEFIDGIEISAEYSPGTLHVLGYFINPESLSLNAALVELREARERRNPQIAERLQALGYAITYEEVERLAGNDVVGRPHFARLLVERGYALSIQDAFDRFLGKGAEAYVEKARLSPAASIALIHEAGGVAVLAHPYQLKLAPSDATEQFIIELATLGLDGVEAIYSRHSEDERRFYAQMARRHGLLVTGGSDYHGTYKPDIRLVRGTGDLAVPYELLDELKHRAVARRQAAKGN
- a CDS encoding phosphomannose isomerase type II C-terminal cupin domain; this encodes MAPERDERPWGMFEVLAEGEGYKVKRIEVKPGQRLSLQSHEKRSEHWVIVNGTALATVGEQQLTLRPNQHIIIPRQTKHRIANPGDELLVFIEVQSGPYLGEDDITRYEDDYQRVGG